A stretch of DNA from Epinephelus moara isolate mb unplaced genomic scaffold, YSFRI_EMoa_1.0 scaffold3820, whole genome shotgun sequence:
CAGTTTTAGCTACTTTCAGTATTTTAACATAGGATAATACAATAGTAATACACATAATCAAGAAGTAAAACTGATGAACAGCTGACCTAAGATGTTTCTGCCACCTGTGCACAAGAAATATCTCCAAGGTACATACATTGTGTTGTTCATAAAAGCTAAGAGAGACTGATGCAAAGAAAGTAGAGAGGACAACAATACAGGGTACAGAGCTGAGGCAGTGAATGATGAGGATGCAGCTCACAGTGTTGTGAATGGAGCACAACTGTCCATGGTGCAGGGGCATGCAAATGGCCACATAACGTTCCAGGGTCATTGCTGTCAGAGTAACTGGTGTGATCGTATCATACAGAATTAAAAGAATAGAGAATGATGAGGATGCAGCTCACAGTGTTGTGAATGGAGCACAACTGTCCATGGTGCAGGGGCATGCATATGGCCACATAGCGTTCCAGGGTCATTGCTGTCAGAGTAACTGGTGTGATCGTATTATACAGAATTGATAGAATAGAGATAATGATGCATAACCAAACATGCATGGGAATTTGAAAATAGTGTAAGATGAGAAGGACATCAGTCACGAGTAATATAAAGCTATCAGACAGCAGTGTAACTGCAAACAAGATGTAGCGTGTAGTTGTGTAGAAACACTCCTTTTGAAAAAAGGTTAAGATGAGCAAAAAGTTGATACAAAGAAAAATCATCACCAGGAGTTGCACAATAATGACCTCATCATTGATCTGCCGCTGTAAAGACTTACCACCAATCAATGAGTTGTTATCTcccatttatgtttttttttttcaatgagtTGTTATCTcccatttatgtttttttttttttaaaacaaagtctTTGAGGAACTGCCAAAATTCCATATAAGTGTTGTTATTAAATATGTGCCATTCAAAATGGACTTCCCTGAGGTGTTAAGATGAATATTACCCATCAAAATCCTCCATGCTGTTCAAAtcccatactatactatgtcttcTGTGGAGCTTATTGCAGCCCTCTGAGAGAGAG
This window harbors:
- the LOC126387355 gene encoding odorant receptor 131-2-like; this translates as MGDNNSLIGGKSLQRQINDEVIIVQLLVMIFLCINFLLILTFFQKECFYTTTRYILFAVTLLSDSFILLVTDVLLILHYFQIPMHVWLCIIISILSILYNTITPVTLTAMTLERYVAICMPLHHGQLCSIHNTLCSIHNTVSCILIIHCLSSVPCIVVLSTFFASVSLSFYEQHNVCTLEIFLVHRWQKHLRSAVHQFYFLIMCITIVLSYVKILKV